The following proteins are encoded in a genomic region of Thioclava nitratireducens:
- a CDS encoding helix-turn-helix domain-containing protein, translating to MATQKLYAGVKLRETRTRLGLTQKAFAERLGVSLPYLNQMENNHRPVSAQVVLALASEFGLDVTELSAGDAERLVSDMREALADPIFSDGAPPLADLRLAASNAPALARSFLELHRAYRQTHERLASLDEALGREGAQTVVSPWEEVRDFFHYCDNYIDAVDRAAERFSCRDGKRLEPIPHAIDTLAKRGLDVQFSDISQLRERDGNRLLINAHAGRPTQAFQLLHQVALLTQNDLLDATLDLARFQSDTARAIAKIGLANYFAGAALLPYRPFLEAAQDTRHDLERLCDIFTASIEQVAHRLSTLQRPGAKGIPFFFVRVDQAGTITKRHSATRLQFARFGGACPLWNVHQAFETPTKFLRQLAETPDGVRYLCLARDVSKSGGSFTAPVRRYAICLGCEVSHAKGLVYADDMELGNPKAYQPIGISCRICERKDCHQRSVPPLERRLHVDPDHRGLLPYDIA from the coding sequence ATGGCGACTCAGAAACTCTATGCCGGCGTGAAACTGCGCGAAACCCGCACGCGGCTCGGCCTGACCCAGAAAGCCTTCGCCGAGCGGCTCGGCGTGTCGCTGCCCTATCTCAACCAGATGGAGAACAACCACCGCCCGGTCTCGGCGCAGGTCGTGCTGGCGCTGGCGAGCGAATTCGGCCTCGACGTGACCGAGCTCTCGGCGGGCGATGCGGAGCGGCTGGTCTCGGACATGCGCGAGGCACTGGCCGACCCGATCTTCTCCGATGGCGCGCCGCCCTTGGCCGATCTGCGGCTCGCGGCCTCCAACGCCCCTGCACTCGCCCGGTCCTTCCTCGAACTGCACCGCGCCTACCGCCAGACCCATGAACGCCTCGCCTCGCTCGACGAAGCCCTGGGCCGCGAGGGCGCACAGACGGTGGTCTCCCCCTGGGAAGAGGTCCGCGACTTCTTTCACTATTGCGACAATTACATCGACGCCGTCGATCGTGCCGCCGAACGATTTTCCTGTCGTGATGGCAAGCGGTTGGAGCCCATTCCTCATGCGATCGATACCCTCGCGAAACGCGGTCTCGACGTGCAGTTCTCCGACATTTCGCAACTGCGCGAGCGCGACGGCAACCGGCTTCTGATCAACGCCCATGCGGGCCGCCCGACGCAGGCCTTCCAATTGCTGCACCAAGTGGCGTTGCTGACCCAGAACGACTTGCTGGATGCGACGCTCGACCTCGCGCGCTTCCAATCCGACACGGCCCGGGCGATCGCCAAGATCGGGCTCGCCAACTACTTCGCGGGCGCGGCGCTGCTGCCCTACCGCCCCTTCCTCGAAGCGGCGCAGGACACCCGCCACGATCTGGAGCGACTCTGCGACATCTTCACCGCCTCGATCGAGCAGGTCGCCCACCGTCTCTCGACCCTACAGCGCCCCGGCGCGAAGGGTATTCCCTTCTTCTTCGTCCGCGTCGATCAAGCCGGCACCATCACCAAGCGCCACTCTGCCACGCGACTACAATTCGCCCGATTCGGTGGCGCCTGCCCGCTCTGGAATGTCCACCAAGCCTTTGAAACTCCAACTAAATTCCTGCGCCAACTCGCAGAGACCCCCGATGGCGTTCGCTATCTCTGCCTCGCGCGCGACGTCTCGAAATCGGGCGGCAGCTTCACCGCGCCAGTCCGCCGCTACGCGATCTGTCTGGGCTGCGAGGTGAGCCACGCGAAGGGGCTCGTCTATGCCGACGATATGGAGCTTGGCAATCCCAAGGCCTACCAGCCGATCGGGATCTCTTGTCGAATCTGCGAGCGTAAGGATTGCCACCAGCGCTCGGTTCCGCCGCTGGAACGCCGCCTGCATGTCGACCCCGACCATCGCGGCCTTCTGCCCTACGACATCGCATAG
- a CDS encoding YdcH family protein — protein MANTPHTLQDEFPTKLDRIHELKISNAHFAKLLDDYDTLNDRVHRAETNVEPMDSLAETDLRKQRAAVKDEIARMLGTADA, from the coding sequence ATGGCCAATACGCCGCACACGCTGCAAGACGAATTCCCGACGAAACTCGATCGGATCCACGAGTTGAAAATCTCCAACGCGCATTTTGCAAAGCTGTTGGACGATTACGACACGCTGAACGATCGCGTGCACCGGGCCGAGACGAATGTGGAGCCGATGGACAGCCTCGCCGAGACCGACCTGCGCAAGCAACGCGCCGCGGTGAAGGATGAGATCGCGCGGATGCTGGGTACCGCCGACGCCTGA
- a CDS encoding thermonuclease family protein → MLRLCSLLVLIASPVFAATVTGIPRVVDGDTLVVANTRVRLFGIDAPEAKQSCKTTQGVRWACGQAATAELQRLAGRGVRCSGHEQDRYGRLIAICRAGGRDLNAEMVARGAAFAYRRYALDYVGQEERARRAGLGIWQGEARRPAAVRAATKVQAPPGNCAIKGNISKRGRLYHLPGTGSYAATRINTAKGERWFCTEAAAKAAGWRRAGG, encoded by the coding sequence ATGTTAAGGCTTTGTTCACTTCTGGTTCTCATCGCCTCGCCCGTTTTCGCGGCGACGGTCACGGGCATTCCACGCGTCGTCGATGGCGATACGCTGGTGGTTGCGAATACGCGGGTGCGGCTGTTCGGCATCGACGCGCCGGAGGCGAAGCAAAGCTGCAAGACGACGCAAGGCGTGCGCTGGGCTTGTGGACAGGCCGCGACGGCGGAACTGCAGCGGCTCGCGGGGCGGGGAGTGCGGTGCTCGGGTCACGAGCAGGATCGCTACGGGCGGCTGATCGCTATTTGCCGCGCCGGCGGGCGCGATCTCAACGCCGAGATGGTGGCCCGCGGCGCAGCCTTCGCGTACCGAAGATACGCGCTCGATTATGTCGGGCAGGAGGAGCGCGCGCGCCGCGCGGGTCTCGGCATATGGCAGGGCGAAGCAAGGCGCCCAGCAGCGGTCCGCGCCGCGACCAAGGTACAAGCCCCGCCGGGTAATTGCGCGATCAAGGGCAATATTTCCAAGCGCGGGCGGCTCTATCATCTGCCGGGCACGGGCTCTTATGCCGCGACGCGGATCAATACCGCCAAGGGCGAGCGATGGTTTTGCACCGAGGCCGCGGCAAAAGCGGCCGGATGGCGTCGCGCAGGCGGCTGA
- a CDS encoding DoxX family protein, translating into MSDALNLIGRILIALLFLGGAAQKVSDPRMVQEMIGWLGLPGWLVWPVALFNLIAALGLIFGPKVRAWALILAAYCIFTSWFHWQLRADPWQVTIFVKNWAIAGGLLILAAQGPGRYALSLPRREGR; encoded by the coding sequence ATGTCCGACGCGCTCAACCTGATCGGCCGCATCCTGATCGCGCTGCTGTTCCTCGGCGGCGCGGCGCAGAAAGTCAGCGACCCGCGGATGGTGCAGGAAATGATCGGCTGGCTTGGCCTGCCCGGCTGGCTGGTCTGGCCCGTCGCGCTGTTCAACCTGATCGCGGCGCTTGGCCTGATCTTCGGCCCGAAGGTGCGGGCCTGGGCACTCATCCTCGCCGCCTATTGCATCTTCACCAGCTGGTTTCACTGGCAGCTGCGCGCCGACCCGTGGCAGGTGACGATCTTCGTGAAGAACTGGGCGATCGCGGGCGGGCTCTTGATCCTCGCGGCGCAGGGGCCGGGGCGCTATGCCCTCAGCCTCCCGCGCCGCGAAGGCCGCTAA
- the betA gene encoding choline dehydrogenase has translation MSVSAEYVIVGAGSGGSALAYRLVEAGRDVVVIEHGGSDAGPFIQMPGALSYPMNMGLYDWGFQSEPEEHLGGRRLATPRGKVLGGSSSINGMVYVRGHARDFDHWEESGARGWGYADVLPYYKRMEHWHGGEETEWRGRSGPLHVTRGPRSNPLFDAFVAAGAAAGYPVTEDYNGRQQEGFGPMEATIYKGRRWSAANAYLRPALKTGKLRIVRGLARRVVFEGKKAVGVEIKRKGQIEVVRATSEVVLAASSINTPKLLMLSGVGPAEHLREHGIEVLADRPGVGGNLQDHLEIYMQFAAKQPVTLFKYWNLYGKARVGAQWLFTKSGLGASNQFESCAFIRSEAGIDYPDIQYHFLPIAVRYDGKAAAEGHGFQAHVGPMRSKSRGHIRLRSGDPEAKPEIKFNYMSHPDDWAEFRKCVRLTREIFAQAPMAAHVKHEIQPGADVETDEQIDAFIREHAESAYHPCGTAKMGAADDPSAVVDPEGRVIGVEGLRVADSSVFPRITNGNLNAPSIMVGEKMADHLLGRAPLARENLEPWVAPNWQVAQR, from the coding sequence ATGAGTGTTTCGGCAGAATATGTGATCGTAGGCGCAGGCTCGGGTGGCTCGGCGCTGGCTTACCGGCTCGTGGAAGCGGGCCGCGACGTGGTCGTGATCGAGCATGGCGGCTCGGATGCCGGGCCGTTCATCCAGATGCCCGGCGCGTTGAGCTATCCGATGAATATGGGGCTCTACGACTGGGGCTTTCAGTCGGAACCCGAAGAGCATCTGGGCGGACGCCGTCTGGCGACCCCGCGCGGCAAGGTGCTGGGCGGCTCGTCGAGCATTAACGGCATGGTCTATGTCCGGGGCCACGCGCGCGATTTCGACCATTGGGAAGAAAGCGGCGCGCGCGGCTGGGGCTACGCCGATGTGCTGCCCTATTACAAGCGGATGGAGCATTGGCACGGCGGCGAAGAAACCGAATGGCGTGGCCGCTCAGGGCCGCTGCATGTGACCCGCGGGCCGCGCTCCAACCCCCTGTTCGACGCCTTCGTCGCTGCGGGCGCGGCGGCGGGCTATCCGGTGACCGAGGATTACAACGGCCGGCAGCAGGAAGGCTTCGGGCCGATGGAGGCCACGATCTACAAGGGGCGTCGCTGGTCGGCGGCCAATGCCTATCTGCGCCCGGCGCTCAAGACCGGCAAGTTGCGGATCGTGCGCGGTCTGGCGCGGCGCGTCGTCTTCGAAGGCAAGAAGGCCGTCGGCGTCGAGATCAAGCGCAAGGGGCAGATCGAGGTGGTCCGCGCGACGTCCGAGGTCGTGCTGGCGGCAAGTTCGATCAATACGCCGAAGCTTCTGATGCTCTCGGGTGTCGGCCCGGCAGAGCATCTGCGCGAGCATGGCATCGAGGTGCTGGCGGATCGTCCCGGGGTGGGCGGCAACCTGCAGGATCACCTTGAGATCTATATGCAATTCGCCGCGAAACAGCCGGTCACGCTGTTCAAGTACTGGAACCTCTACGGCAAGGCCCGTGTGGGCGCGCAATGGCTTTTCACCAAAAGCGGGCTCGGCGCGTCGAACCAGTTCGAAAGCTGCGCCTTCATCCGGTCGGAGGCCGGGATCGACTACCCGGACATCCAGTATCACTTCCTGCCGATCGCGGTGCGCTATGACGGCAAGGCCGCCGCCGAGGGGCATGGCTTCCAGGCGCATGTCGGGCCGATGCGTTCGAAGTCGCGTGGCCATATCCGGCTGCGCTCGGGCGATCCCGAGGCCAAGCCCGAGATCAAGTTCAACTACATGAGCCATCCCGACGACTGGGCCGAATTCCGCAAATGCGTGCGGCTGACCCGGGAAATTTTTGCGCAAGCGCCGATGGCCGCCCATGTGAAGCACGAGATCCAGCCGGGGGCCGACGTGGAGACGGATGAGCAGATCGACGCCTTCATCCGCGAACATGCCGAGAGCGCCTATCACCCCTGTGGCACTGCGAAGATGGGGGCGGCGGACGATCCTAGCGCCGTCGTCGATCCGGAAGGCCGCGTGATCGGGGTCGAGGGGCTGCGGGTCGCCGACAGCTCTGTCTTCCCGCGCATTACCAACGGCAACCTGAACGCGCCCTCGATCATGGTGGGCGAGAAGATGGCCGATCACCTGCTGGGCCGGGCACCGCTCGCACGCGAGAACCTCGAGCCGTGGGTGGCGCCGAACTGGCAGGTGGCGCAGCGCTGA
- the betB gene encoding betaine-aldehyde dehydrogenase: MRAQPKASHFVNGDWMEDTDGDELIVTYPGTGEVIAKLHAATPAVIDAAISGAVEAQKDWAALRPVERGRILTRAVAIIRERGEELALLETLDTGKPIQETREADWPSGAEALEYFAGLAPTLTGETMPLGGDFAYTIREPLGVCAGIGAWNYPSQIACWKSAPALSTGNAMVFKPSEMTPLGALKLAEIFIEAGMPAGIFNVVQGFGPVGAALSTDPRIAKVSLTGSVPTGQKVYQAASAGMKHVTMELGGKSPMIVFDDADIESAIGAAMLGNFYSSGQICSNGTRVFVQKGIKEKFLARLKERAETIVAGDPLDEATQFGPLISKAQFDKVMSYVESAKSEGARLVCGGSAGNEGPLFVQPTVFADVTDDMTIAREEIFGPVMSVLDFETEEEAIARANDTQFGLAAGVFTGDLARGHRVVSQLQAGTTWINAYNLTPVEMPFGAVKQSGFGRENSRAAVEHYTQLKSVYVGMGPVESPY; the protein is encoded by the coding sequence ATGAGGGCACAGCCGAAAGCAAGCCATTTCGTCAATGGCGACTGGATGGAAGATACGGACGGCGACGAGCTGATCGTCACCTATCCCGGCACCGGCGAGGTGATCGCCAAGCTGCATGCGGCGACCCCTGCGGTGATCGACGCCGCGATTTCGGGGGCGGTTGAGGCGCAGAAGGACTGGGCCGCGCTGCGCCCGGTCGAGCGGGGCCGTATCCTGACCCGTGCCGTCGCGATCATCCGCGAGCGCGGTGAGGAACTGGCGCTGCTGGAAACGCTCGACACCGGCAAGCCCATTCAGGAAACCCGCGAGGCCGACTGGCCTTCGGGCGCCGAGGCGCTGGAATATTTCGCGGGTCTCGCGCCCACGCTGACCGGAGAGACGATGCCGCTGGGCGGCGATTTCGCCTATACGATCCGCGAGCCGCTGGGCGTCTGCGCAGGGATCGGCGCGTGGAACTATCCCAGCCAGATCGCCTGCTGGAAATCCGCGCCTGCGCTGTCGACCGGCAACGCGATGGTGTTCAAACCTTCCGAGATGACGCCGCTGGGCGCGCTGAAGCTCGCCGAGATCTTCATCGAAGCCGGGATGCCCGCGGGTATCTTCAACGTGGTGCAGGGCTTCGGCCCGGTAGGGGCGGCGCTCTCGACCGATCCGCGTATCGCGAAAGTCTCGCTGACCGGGTCGGTCCCGACGGGTCAGAAGGTCTATCAGGCGGCATCGGCGGGCATGAAGCACGTCACGATGGAGCTTGGCGGCAAATCCCCGATGATCGTTTTTGATGATGCCGATATCGAAAGCGCAATCGGCGCGGCGATGCTGGGGAATTTCTATTCCTCGGGTCAGATCTGCTCGAACGGGACGCGAGTCTTCGTGCAGAAGGGCATCAAGGAGAAATTCCTCGCCCGTCTGAAAGAGCGCGCGGAAACCATTGTCGCGGGCGATCCGCTGGACGAGGCGACGCAATTCGGTCCGCTGATCTCGAAGGCGCAGTTCGACAAGGTGATGTCCTATGTCGAGAGCGCGAAATCCGAAGGCGCGCGACTGGTCTGCGGCGGCTCGGCAGGCAATGAGGGCCCGCTTTTCGTGCAGCCCACCGTTTTCGCCGATGTCACCGACGATATGACCATCGCGCGGGAAGAAATCTTCGGCCCGGTCATGTCCGTGCTGGATTTCGAGACCGAGGAAGAGGCGATCGCGCGGGCCAATGACACGCAGTTCGGCCTCGCCGCGGGTGTGTTCACCGGCGATCTGGCGCGCGGCCACCGCGTCGTGAGCCAGCTGCAGGCGGGTACGACCTGGATCAACGCCTACAACCTGACGCCGGTGGAAATGCCCTTCGGCGCGGTGAAGCAATCGGGCTTCGGGCGCGAGAATTCGCGCGCGGCGGTGGAGCACTATACGCAGCTCAAATCCGTCTATGTCGGCATGGGGCCGGTCGAGAGCCCGTACTGA
- the betI gene encoding choline-binding transcriptional repressor BetI → MPKLGAEPIRRAALVKATIETVGEAGSLDVTVAQIARRAGMSSALAHHYFGSKDRIFLAAMRSILSIYGAEVRGAMAMAHSPHERVRAVVMGSFAAGSFRHEAIAAWLNFYVLAQSSAEARRLLHIYQRRLRSNLMHGLRPLVGDRAGSVAEGLGAMIDGVYIRAALVAGEPDREAACELVLAHLEKELEVHQ, encoded by the coding sequence ATGCCGAAGCTTGGAGCAGAGCCTATACGGCGCGCAGCCTTGGTCAAAGCGACTATTGAGACAGTGGGCGAGGCGGGGTCGCTCGACGTGACGGTCGCGCAGATCGCCCGGCGCGCGGGCATGTCCTCGGCGCTGGCCCACCATTATTTCGGGTCGAAAGACCGGATTTTCCTCGCCGCGATGCGCTCGATCCTTTCGATTTACGGGGCCGAAGTGCGCGGTGCGATGGCGATGGCGCATTCCCCGCACGAGCGTGTTCGCGCAGTTGTGATGGGCTCTTTCGCGGCGGGCTCGTTCCGTCACGAGGCGATCGCCGCGTGGCTGAACTTCTACGTTCTCGCGCAGTCGAGCGCCGAAGCGAGGCGCCTGCTGCATATCTATCAGCGCCGTCTGCGCTCCAACCTCATGCACGGGCTGCGGCCGCTGGTCGGCGACCGCGCGGGCTCCGTGGCCGAGGGTTTGGGCGCGATGATCGACGGCGTCTACATCCGCGCGGCGCTTGTCGCGGGCGAGCCCGACCGCGAGGCCGCCTGCGAACTGGTGCTGGCGCATCTGGAAAAGGAATTGGAGGTCCACCAATGA
- a CDS encoding choline ABC transporter substrate-binding protein: MKLRSTLLALGAALSFGLAGTAPAQAADCSKVTFSDVGWTDITSTTAVATTILEALGYETDTKVLSVPVTYEALSKGDVDVFLGNWMPSMAANVDPYTKDGTVETLGTNLTGAKYTLATNPAGAKLGIKDFSDIAKHADELDNQIYGIEPGNDGNALILDMIDKDAFGLKNFDLKESSEQGMLAQVARADKADKPIIFLAWEPHPMNSNFDITYLSGGDDFFGPDYGGATVMTNVRAGYVDECPNPGKFVSNLKFTLAMENEIMGKILDDGEDPKAAAKEWLKANPDSWKPWLDGVTTKDGGDAQAAVEKALNS; encoded by the coding sequence ATGAAACTTCGTTCCACGCTCCTCGCACTGGGGGCCGCGCTCTCGTTCGGACTGGCAGGCACCGCGCCCGCTCAGGCCGCCGATTGCTCGAAAGTGACCTTCTCCGATGTTGGCTGGACCGACATCACCTCGACCACCGCGGTCGCGACCACCATCCTCGAAGCGCTCGGCTACGAGACCGACACCAAGGTTCTCTCGGTTCCGGTGACCTACGAGGCGCTGTCGAAAGGCGACGTCGACGTGTTCCTGGGCAACTGGATGCCCTCGATGGCCGCCAACGTCGATCCCTACACCAAGGACGGCACCGTCGAGACGCTCGGCACCAACCTGACCGGCGCGAAATACACGCTGGCGACCAACCCCGCTGGCGCCAAGCTCGGCATCAAGGACTTCTCCGACATCGCCAAGCACGCCGACGAGCTGGACAACCAGATCTACGGCATCGAGCCGGGCAATGACGGCAACGCGCTGATCCTCGACATGATCGACAAGGACGCGTTCGGCCTGAAGAACTTCGACCTGAAGGAAAGCTCCGAGCAGGGCATGCTCGCGCAGGTCGCGCGTGCCGACAAAGCCGACAAGCCGATCATCTTCCTCGCGTGGGAACCCCACCCGATGAACTCCAACTTCGACATCACCTACCTGTCGGGCGGCGATGACTTCTTCGGCCCCGATTACGGCGGTGCGACGGTCATGACCAACGTCCGCGCGGGCTATGTCGACGAGTGCCCGAACCCGGGCAAGTTCGTCTCCAACCTGAAGTTCACCCTCGCGATGGAAAACGAGATCATGGGCAAGATCCTCGACGATGGCGAGGATCCCAAGGCGGCCGCGAAGGAATGGCTCAAGGCCAACCCGGACAGCTGGAAGCCCTGGCTCGACGGTGTGACCACGAAGGACGGCGGCGACGCGCAGGCAGCGGTCGAGAAAGCGCTGAACTCGTGA
- the choW gene encoding choline ABC transporter permease subunit, with amino-acid sequence MNWLTETKIPVGKTAKIVIDWLQDHAAPLFDALSVALKALIDATLWVLQGPPPLLVILAFAVIAYLLQRSWKISLLVIVGFLFILNQDYWEETTESLTLVIAACVVCMGIGVPIGIAAAHRPRLYSVLQPVLDLMQTLPAFVYLIPAIVFFGIGMVPGLIATVIFVLPAPIRLTHLGVSSTPDTLTEAAQSFGATKSQLLWKVELPYATPQIMAGLNQTIMLSLSMVVVAALVGADGLGVPVVRALNTVNTALGFESGFVIVVVAIILDRMLRRGGSK; translated from the coding sequence ATGAACTGGTTGACCGAAACCAAAATCCCCGTGGGCAAGACGGCCAAGATCGTGATCGACTGGCTGCAGGACCATGCAGCGCCGCTCTTCGACGCCCTCTCCGTCGCGCTGAAAGCGCTGATCGACGCAACGCTCTGGGTGCTGCAAGGCCCCCCTCCCCTTCTCGTGATCCTCGCCTTCGCGGTGATCGCCTACCTGCTGCAGCGCAGCTGGAAGATTTCCCTGCTGGTGATCGTGGGCTTCCTGTTCATCCTCAATCAGGACTACTGGGAAGAGACGACCGAGAGCCTCACCCTCGTGATCGCCGCCTGCGTGGTCTGCATGGGGATCGGGGTGCCGATCGGCATCGCCGCCGCCCATCGCCCACGGCTGTATTCAGTGCTGCAACCGGTCTTGGACCTGATGCAGACGCTGCCGGCCTTCGTCTACCTGATCCCGGCCATCGTCTTTTTCGGCATCGGCATGGTGCCCGGCCTGATCGCGACCGTGATCTTCGTGCTGCCCGCCCCGATCCGCCTGACCCATTTGGGCGTTTCCTCAACGCCGGACACGCTGACCGAGGCCGCCCAATCCTTCGGCGCAACCAAGAGCCAGCTTCTGTGGAAAGTCGAGCTGCCCTACGCCACGCCGCAGATCATGGCGGGTCTGAACCAGACGATCATGCTCTCACTGTCGATGGTCGTGGTGGCCGCGCTCGTCGGCGCTGACGGGCTTGGCGTGCCGGTCGTGCGCGCACTGAACACCGTGAACACGGCACTCGGCTTCGAATCCGGCTTCGTGATCGTCGTCGTCGCCATCATCCTTGACCGCATGCTGCGCCGCGGAGGTTCGAAATGA
- the choV gene encoding choline ABC transporter ATP-binding protein yields the protein MTQTKAKTAVKFDNVSIVFGDRPQEALPLMDEGLSRPEIQERTDQVLGVHDCSVEVPEGEILVLMGLSGSGKSTLLRAVNGLNPVVRGQVEVHDGERLVDVTHADPATLRKMRLNKIAMVFQQFGLLPWRTVRENVGLGLELAGMSKAERRKKVDTQLELVGLSDWADRQVAELSGGMQQRVGLARAFATDAPILLMDEPFSALDPLIRTKLQDELLELQTKLKRTIIFVSHDLDEAFKIGNRIALMEGGRIVQCGTARDIIAKPANGYVADFVAHMNPLGVLTAEDIADPVGTPTGDATGEPMPADAPVRDVMERLRHEPAVPLTDGRVVTREGVITRLIDPQRSAEAS from the coding sequence ATGACCCAGACCAAAGCCAAAACCGCCGTCAAATTCGACAATGTCTCCATCGTCTTCGGCGATCGCCCGCAAGAGGCCCTGCCCTTGATGGACGAAGGGCTCTCGCGCCCCGAGATCCAGGAGCGCACCGATCAGGTGCTTGGCGTGCATGACTGCTCGGTCGAGGTGCCCGAAGGCGAGATTCTCGTGCTGATGGGCCTCTCGGGCTCCGGCAAATCGACGCTGTTGCGCGCGGTGAACGGGCTCAACCCGGTCGTGCGCGGTCAGGTCGAGGTGCATGACGGCGAGCGTCTTGTCGATGTCACCCACGCCGATCCCGCGACTTTACGCAAAATGCGCCTCAACAAGATCGCGATGGTCTTCCAGCAATTTGGCCTGCTGCCCTGGCGTACCGTGCGCGAGAATGTAGGCCTCGGCCTCGAACTCGCCGGCATGAGCAAGGCGGAACGCCGCAAGAAGGTCGACACCCAGCTCGAACTGGTGGGTCTGTCGGATTGGGCCGACCGTCAGGTGGCAGAGCTTTCGGGCGGCATGCAGCAGCGCGTGGGCCTCGCCCGGGCGTTCGCCACCGACGCGCCGATCCTGCTGATGGACGAGCCCTTCTCGGCGCTCGACCCGCTGATCCGCACCAAGCTGCAGGACGAGTTGCTGGAGCTGCAGACCAAGCTCAAGCGTACGATCATCTTCGTCAGCCACGACCTCGACGAGGCGTTCAAGATCGGCAACCGGATCGCGCTGATGGAAGGCGGGCGGATCGTGCAATGCGGCACGGCACGCGACATCATCGCCAAACCGGCGAACGGCTATGTGGCCGATTTCGTGGCCCATATGAACCCGCTCGGCGTGCTGACCGCCGAGGATATCGCCGATCCCGTCGGCACGCCGACCGGCGATGCCACGGGTGAACCGATGCCCGCCGACGCCCCCGTGCGCGACGTGATGGAGCGGCTGCGCCACGAGCCCGCCGTCCCGCTCACCGATGGCCGCGTCGTGACCCGCGAAGGCGTCATCACGCGGCTCATCGACCCCCAGCGCAGCGCCGAGGCGAGCTGA
- a CDS encoding DMT family transporter, with protein MTAQDKPNKPLIGILWMLATTACFVMVNIIVHWLGDQVPAAQSAFVRFTWGLIFFAPALARILRQNFPPQVWALFGVRGALHAVAVGLWFFAMSNIPIADVTAINYLNPIVVTVGGALLLGEGLAWRRVTAVIVALIGALIILRPGMRAIEPGHIAQLGAALFFGGAYLAAKRLTDYVPAGTVVAMMTLVVTVALAPVAIWKWEPITLSETLWLGAVAVFATGGHYCMTRAFAAAPVTVTQPVIFLQLVWAAIAGWTIFGERPDPYVILGGAIIIGAVSYMTIREAQLKRRVTPPPPATKI; from the coding sequence ATGACCGCGCAAGACAAACCTAACAAACCGCTGATCGGCATCCTGTGGATGCTCGCCACCACGGCCTGTTTCGTCATGGTGAATATCATCGTCCACTGGCTGGGCGATCAGGTGCCCGCCGCGCAATCGGCCTTCGTGCGCTTCACCTGGGGGCTGATCTTCTTCGCGCCGGCACTGGCCCGCATCCTGCGCCAGAACTTCCCGCCGCAGGTCTGGGCGCTGTTCGGTGTGCGCGGGGCGCTGCATGCGGTGGCGGTGGGGCTGTGGTTCTTCGCGATGAGCAATATCCCGATCGCCGATGTCACCGCGATCAACTACCTCAACCCGATCGTGGTGACGGTGGGCGGTGCGCTCCTGTTGGGCGAGGGGCTGGCGTGGCGGCGCGTGACGGCGGTGATCGTCGCGCTGATCGGGGCGCTGATCATCCTGCGCCCGGGGATGCGCGCGATCGAGCCCGGCCATATCGCCCAGCTTGGCGCGGCGCTGTTCTTTGGCGGCGCCTATCTCGCGGCGAAGCGGCTGACCGATTACGTGCCCGCGGGCACGGTGGTGGCGATGATGACGCTGGTAGTGACCGTCGCGCTCGCTCCGGTGGCGATCTGGAAATGGGAGCCGATCACGCTGTCCGAGACGCTCTGGCTGGGCGCGGTCGCGGTGTTCGCCACCGGCGGGCATTACTGCATGACGCGGGCCTTCGCCGCGGCGCCTGTGACGGTGACGCAGCCGGTGATCTTCCTGCAACTGGTCTGGGCGGCGATTGCGGGCTGGACGATTTTCGGCGAGCGTCCGGACCCTTACGTGATCCTGGGCGGTGCGATCATCATCGGCGCGGTGAGCTACATGACCATCCGCGAGGCGCAGCTCAAACGCCGGGTGACGCCGCCTCCGCCGGCCACCAAGATCTGA